The genomic region atttttttcttctaattttaaaagaaattacaaCATTTTTGTGGCCTACAAAAAGTATGGTGGGCCCTAGGTACTGTGCTGGAAGCCGGCTTAAATCTCCATCGCTTTGGGTTTGAGTTACCTGGACATTCGATACTTCatcctgacttcttttttttctttttttttttttcatcctgacTTCTCAGAGATAAGATGTGAAAAGTGCCACGTAAACCTTGGCTCACTGGGCATCTGGCAGCCCCAGGCCCACTCTGACCTCCGCCTCAACCCCCAACTCGCAGGTGGTGACGGCGCTTGGCCGTGCTTGGCACCCTGAGCACTTCGTTTGCGGTGGCTGTTCCACCGCCCTGGGAGGCAGCAGCTTCTTCGAGAAGGATGGAGCTCCCTTCTGTCCTGAGTGCTACTTCGAGCGCTTCTCTCCGCGATGTGGCCTCTGCAATCAACCCATCCGACACGTGAGCCCCGCCTGGACCACAAGCCCCGCCTCTGTTTCACCCAAGGAGCCAGTGGGATGAGCCTCATCCACTTGCCCGATTCCCATCCGCACCCCAGGCGCTCCCAGGGTTCTCTTCCGCAGCTCTTTCGATTCCGCGCTCTTTCATTCCCAAGTTCCTGCTTAGGTCTCCCGCAGCTTCAACTCGTACTTCAAGCCACTCATTTAGGTTCAGGgtggaagagggaggggagaggaaatggcaggGGGTGAGGGCGGCACGCTGAGTGTTCCCTTTCATTTCCCGCAGAAGATGGTTACTGCCTTGGGCACCCACTGGCACCCGGAGCATTTCTGCTGCGTTAGTTGCGGGGAGCCCTTCGGAGATGAGGGTGAGAGCTTTACTCCCATCTTGAAAGCCGCGGGTCCGCTCGACATCCCGCCCGGCTCCCTTTGGGCCCGCCCACTAGGACTTCCGAAATCCTCGCGGGCCTGAATTTTCTCCTGCTCTCTCCTGGACCCGGCCTATCCCACCTGCGGATTCCCATCCCACTCGCTCCCGCTCTGCCCCCCACCCAGACCCTGTCCCTCTCCACCGACTGCGTCCTCTCACTGCGCTGCTTCCGACCCCCCCCCGTCTCAGATCTTTGTGGGCTCCCGGGGCCACCTCGcatccttttccttcctccttactCTGTTCCCGCTCCTAGGTTTCCACGAGCGGGAGGGCCGCCCCTACTGCCGCCGGGACTTCCTACAGCTGTTCGCGCCGCGCTGCCAGGGTTGCCAAGGCCCCATTCTGGACAACTACATCTCGGCGCTCAGTGCGCTCTGGCATCCGGACTGTTTTGTCTGCAGGGTACGCGACTGTGGGGGGCGGGACCTTGGAGGGAGGGGCCAGTAGGGGCGGGACTAGGAGTCGGGGCGGGGTTAATAGTCGGAGCGGGGTCCCGGGAGGCGGGGCTTCACGCTCGCTGGAGGTGCGAGGGGCTGCGGGAGTCTCTGGGGGTTATTCAGCTCCAAAAGGGAGTTATTTGGTCTGGAGGTTGGCCCTGACCCATCATTTCGTGGTTGCCCTTCCTCAGGAATGTTTCGCTCCCTTTTCGGGAGGCAGCTTTTTCGAGCACGAGGGCCGCCCGCTGTGCGAGAACCATTTCCACGCGCGGCGCGGGTCTCTGTGCGCCACGTGTGGCCTCCCGGTGACCGGCCGATGCGTGTCGGCCCTGGGCCGCCGCTTCCACCCGGACCACTTCACCTGCACCTTCTGCCTGCGCCCGCTCACCAAGGGCTCCTTCCAGGAGCGCGCGGGCAAGCCCTACTGCCAGCCCTGCTTCCTCAAGCTCTTCGGCTGACCGCCTGCCGGGCTCGCCCCTCCGGGAAAGCGGAGCCACAAAGACCTcgcctttccccccaccccctcaaaagATCGGGCTCTCTAGACCCCAAGGCCTTGCTGTTGGAGCTTCGGGCTCCACCAGCCCGGCTTCTTGAGGCCTCACCCCACTGCAGGGACTGGCCCTGAAGATACTGTACGTTCTCCGTGGGCGAGTTCAGAAAAGGCTCCGTGAACCCTTAAGGCCACACGCCTCCCGAAGTGGGTCCGTACACTGACCGATCCCACGTGAGCCCTTCACTTTGTTCCCAGCCTTGCGGGAGCCCCCCGACTGGAGGAGGGCCCTTGCAATTCTCACGAATCCAAGGCCAGGCCAAGACGTCCCTCTCCCCTCGCCCCTCACTGTTCTGTGCACTTTTTTCTACCTACATAAACACACATTCCACGTCACATCGGTGCTGTGTCTCTGCGCGGGAGTGGCTCGCGTCGCGACGCCCCGCCCCTTGTACTGCTCTGGCCGCCGCGGGCTCTAGGCCGCCGCGTTGCGGCGAGAGCCGGACCTGCAGCCTCAGCCCTTCAGATGAGCCTGAGGCTGGAAAGGTCGGCCACGTGCGCAGGATTGTATAGATGGCTGCCCGCCAGCCGGGATGGGAATTCAAGCGGAGCCCCATCAAACCTTCCTGTCCCCGATCCCCCACCCTTCAGTTCCTTATATTCTTGAAATAAGCACTTAATCTGTACCCACTCCCTCCACCCTTGCCACCTTGTCTGGTCTCCAGATTTCCCCCCTCctctaataatttaaatttttttttttactttttggccacactgcgcggcatgtgggatcttagctcccccaccagggatcgaacttgcaccccctgcattggaagtgccgTTTTAACCACTTGGCCATCAAGGCAGTCCCACCCCCTTCCTTAAAAGACCCTCAGAGATGGGGCTCCATTTGAAAGTGCCAATTTATTCCCACCCTTTGGATTTGACCATTAAATTTCAGCTTCTCTCATATTAGTATTGACTTATAACATCTGCTTTAGACAGAAGATGGCACTTAGGGTGGTCAGGAGACTGAGGGAAACTGGGAGCTGTACGAACTAGAAAGAGGCTTCTAACTCAGCTTGGAAgtcaaggagggcttcctggaggaggtgacaaaCGAGCCAAGCCCCTGCAGAGAAGGGTGAGACCAGGGGTTCTTAGGTGTGGAGAGGTTCAGGCTGCATCTGAATCCCCAAACCCCAGGGGTCTTTCTAAGCCCAATATCTTAGACCCTCCTGCAGTTCCCTAAGAAGGGGGCCTAGATTCCTGCTCTAACTACAGGGATCTTTGAGGCTGGAAACAATGGCTCCCCAAAGGCCCTTCCAGCTCAAAGAGGGGGTAACAGCCAAGGAGAACAGCTGTGGTGTGGGCAAGAGCCAAAGGTGAGGTTCTCTGCCTTGGCTTTGGGCAAACCACCTTCCCCAGATTCTTGCCTCTCTGAAGCTCCCCTCCTGGATCTTCCTAAGCCTCCGACTCTTCCTCTTTCACAAATCCTCCCTGGAGAGTGCTGTCCATCCCTTGACTTGTAACTGCCTCCTAGTCTTGAGCCGTTTATTTCCCAAGAGTTCATTGACCACATATTGTGCTAGGGTCCATGCTGGGTGCTGAGAAACATGTTCCTTCGATTCCTGGTCTCGTAGGagagacagatggggaaaaaaaaaagaaaaccacaatgaCAAGTGTAATAAAGTACAGAAACTCCCCTGATGTCTAgataaagctggttcttttcccTAGTTTCCACCCATAGCACCTCCCTAGTCCCTCACTTATCACTAATGCAAACAGGTATTTGttgcttgttcatttatttatttttttttactggcctctgtagttgcagcaagtgggcttaggtgctcctaggcatgtgggttcttagttacccgaccagggatggaatccttgtcccctgccttggaaggtggattctcaagcactgagccactagggaagtcccatgcttgtttatttctgaaatgaagGCAAGGTCCTGGAAGCTTGTCTGTCAAATGACACATTTGTTTTGCTGTTATCTGTCCAGTGTCCAAATTGCTGTCTAGCAGGTGGTAAGTGCTCCAAAAATGTTTGCTAAtggaagaaggaatgaaaaaggaagggaaggaggaaaggtgagaaggaaaaaaatagacaactGAGAAAAGGTGGGAAAGGAGGTATGACATGAACCAGAGCATCAGAGAAGGCTCTGTGAATATGTAATATCTACGTTGAGACTGAAGGTTGAACAAAGAGCCTGAGGAGAGCACCccaggcagaggaaagagcaagtgcaaaggccagGAGGTAGTAACGAGCCTGGTGTatttgaagaaaggaaagaaggccaATGTGGTTGATTAGAGCCATCAGGGGAGAGTCATAGGAGATGTGGTCAAAGAGGAACAAGGTGCCACATCACTCAGCACTCTGCAGGCTCTGATGAGGGCAGGTGTgttcgtgctaagtcacttcagttgtgtgtgactctctgcgaccccatggactgtagccttccaggctcctctgtccatggggttctcctggcaagaatactggcgtgggttgccatgccctcctccacgagatcctccctacccagggactgaactcacgtctccagcggctcctgcattgccggtggactctttactgctgcgccaccagggaagccacagagaTCTGATTTTAAGTGCCTACAACTCCAATGTGTCCTCTGATACTTGCCCCC from Bos javanicus breed banteng chromosome 25, ARS-OSU_banteng_1.0, whole genome shotgun sequence harbors:
- the TGFB1I1 gene encoding transforming growth factor beta-1-induced transcript 1 protein isoform X2, coding for MPRSGALKERPPEPLTSPLTQMGPGESSGASGDKDHLYSTVCKPRSPKPAAPATPPFSSSCGVLGTGLCELDRLLQELNATQFNITDEIMSQFPSSKETAGEQKEDQSEDKKRPSPPPSPSPVLPKPSATSATLELDRLMASLSDFRVQNHLPASGPTPPPVPSSMSEDTPSPPGPTSKGSLDTMLGLLQSDLSRRGVPTQAKGLCGSCNKPIAGQVVTALGRAWHPEHFVCGGCSTALGGSSFFEKDGAPFCPECYFERFSPRCGLCNQPIRHKMVTALGTHWHPEHFCCVSCGEPFGDEGFHEREGRPYCRRDFLQLFAPRCQGCQGPILDNYISALSALWHPDCFVCRECFAPFSGGSFFEHEGRPLCENHFHARRGSLCATCGLPVTGRCVSALGRRFHPDHFTCTFCLRPLTKGSFQERAGKPYCQPCFLKLFG